From Microcystis aeruginosa NIES-2549, a single genomic window includes:
- a CDS encoding anti-sigma factor antagonist (This anti-anti-sigma factor, or anti-sigma factor antagonist, belongs to a family that includes characterized members SpoIIAA, RsbV, RsfA, and RsfB.), which yields MTSPIPETRFLIIPMEYPVLRMPERLTVLEAVQFKDLFHHLIAQTPTPEKVILDLNATQFMDSSGVGALVHNLKAARAENIELVLANVHPPVMGVLSITGLDQLLTFQTPPLAPQENGLTAPENHLPETHPSIRSWLKRGLDIVGGTVGLLITGVIFVPIALAIKLDSPGPIFFSQTRCGWLGKEFKILKFRSMCVDAEALKDKIPNQAEGAFFKNKNDPRITRVGKFLRRTSLDEFPQFWNVITGEMSLVGTRPPTPDEVERYDVPQWQRLDVKPGMTGEWQVNGRSRVSNFEEVIQLDLRYQENWSLGYDLQLIFKTILILFQKNSGAF from the coding sequence ATGACTTCCCCAATCCCTGAAACACGTTTTCTGATCATTCCGATGGAGTATCCAGTTTTGCGGATGCCGGAACGCTTGACTGTCTTGGAAGCAGTACAGTTCAAGGATCTGTTTCACCATCTCATCGCCCAAACACCCACTCCCGAAAAAGTCATTCTTGATCTAAATGCCACTCAATTTATGGACAGTAGTGGTGTGGGTGCTTTGGTGCATAATCTCAAAGCGGCCAGGGCAGAAAATATCGAGTTAGTGCTGGCTAACGTCCATCCCCCAGTGATGGGGGTTTTATCGATTACGGGACTAGATCAATTATTGACTTTCCAAACCCCCCCCCTAGCACCCCAAGAAAACGGCCTTACTGCCCCTGAAAACCATCTACCCGAAACCCATCCCTCAATTCGCAGTTGGTTAAAGCGCGGTCTTGACATTGTTGGTGGGACCGTGGGTTTATTAATCACGGGGGTTATTTTTGTCCCCATTGCCCTCGCTATTAAGTTAGACAGTCCAGGTCCAATTTTTTTCAGTCAAACCCGCTGCGGTTGGTTGGGAAAGGAATTTAAAATTCTCAAGTTTCGTTCCATGTGTGTGGATGCCGAAGCACTCAAGGATAAAATCCCCAATCAAGCGGAGGGAGCTTTTTTTAAGAATAAAAATGATCCCCGGATTACCCGGGTAGGAAAATTTTTACGTCGTACCAGTTTAGACGAATTCCCCCAGTTTTGGAATGTGATCACCGGTGAAATGAGTCTTGTCGGCACTCGTCCCCCCACACCCGATGAGGTGGAACGCTACGATGTTCCCCAATGGCAGCGTTTAGACGTAAAACCCGGTATGACGGGGGAATGGCAGGTGAATGGTCGCTCTCGGGTGAGTAATTTTGAAGAGGTAATTCAACTAGATTTGCGCTATCAAGAAAATTGGAGTTTAGGCTACGATCTACAACTGATTTTTAAAACAATTTTGATTCTCTTTCAAAAAAACAGTGGTGCCTTCTGA
- the petN gene encoding cytochrome b6-f complex subunit PetN gives MDILTLGWVSILALFTWSIAMVVWGRNGF, from the coding sequence ATGGATATTTTGACACTTGGTTGGGTTAGCATTCTCGCCCTGTTCACTTGGTCGATCGCCATGGTGGTTTGGGGTCGTAACGGTTTCTAG
- a CDS encoding serine/threonine-protein kinase: protein MSLCLNPDCLHNNDPTDKFCQKCRFQLLLKDRYRAIKLIGQGGFGKTFQAIDEDKPSKPYCVIKQFFPSAQGSNALKKAAELFKEEAISLDNLGQHPQIPSLYAYFTGNDGRQYLVQEYIEGQNLEQELQSEGVFNEEKIKYLLLEILPILDFIHTKRVIHRDIKPANIIRRSSDNKIILVDFGASKFMNIPNLSLTGTVIGSAGYIAPEQGNGKAINSSDLYSLGVTCIYLLTGVSPFELFDVSEHEWVWRQHLINNPVSVELGEILDKLIEFGTKKRYQSAGEVLQELAVKLAAVIPPKPRSQATIQETVLPVFPAATREEINLKSARAIDYTNLRDFLAQEKWQEADQETANLFLKVADRTKEKYLKIENIDNFPCEDLATINQLWLKYSQGKLGISVQKRIYESLGGSGNYDQQKWNDFGSKVGWRVNNTWLYYDQITFSLKAPWGHLPTLVWGVGGGIILFSRLETCAIDVVSNRG from the coding sequence ATGAGTTTATGTCTTAATCCTGATTGTCTTCATAACAATGATCCTACAGATAAATTCTGTCAAAAATGTCGCTTTCAATTATTACTCAAAGATCGTTATCGTGCTATAAAATTAATTGGTCAAGGAGGTTTTGGTAAAACTTTTCAAGCAATTGATGAGGATAAACCTTCTAAACCTTATTGTGTGATTAAACAATTTTTTCCTAGCGCTCAAGGCAGTAATGCTCTCAAGAAAGCGGCGGAATTATTTAAAGAAGAAGCGATTAGTTTAGATAATCTCGGTCAACACCCACAAATTCCCTCCCTCTATGCCTATTTTACCGGCAATGATGGGCGGCAATATCTTGTGCAAGAATATATTGAGGGACAAAACCTAGAACAAGAATTACAAAGCGAAGGAGTTTTCAATGAAGAAAAGATCAAATATCTTTTATTAGAAATTTTGCCAATTCTTGATTTTATCCATACTAAAAGAGTCATTCATCGGGATATTAAACCAGCTAATATAATTAGAAGAAGCAGCGATAATAAAATAATTTTAGTTGATTTTGGTGCCTCTAAATTTATGAACATTCCTAATCTTTCCCTGACAGGAACAGTGATCGGTTCGGCGGGATATATCGCCCCAGAACAAGGCAATGGCAAAGCGATTAATAGCAGTGATTTATATAGTTTGGGAGTCACTTGTATCTATTTATTGACGGGAGTATCTCCCTTTGAATTATTCGATGTGAGTGAACATGAATGGGTATGGAGACAGCACCTGATTAATAATCCTGTTAGTGTTGAATTAGGTGAAATTTTAGATAAATTAATTGAATTTGGCACCAAAAAACGTTATCAATCAGCCGGGGAAGTCCTGCAAGAGTTAGCAGTAAAATTAGCCGCAGTGATTCCGCCAAAACCCCGATCACAGGCCACAATTCAAGAAACGGTTTTGCCAGTTTTTCCAGCCGCCACCAGGGAGGAAATTAACCTCAAAAGTGCTAGGGCTATTGATTACACTAACCTACGCGATTTCTTAGCGCAAGAAAAATGGCAAGAGGCAGATCAAGAAACAGCTAATCTATTTTTAAAAGTTGCCGATCGAACTAAAGAAAAATATCTTAAGATAGAAAACATAGATAACTTTCCCTGTGAAGATTTAGCCACTATCAATCAACTCTGGTTAAAATATAGTCAGGGAAAATTAGGTATATCTGTTCAGAAAAGAATCTATGAAAGTTTGGGAGGAAGCGGCAATTATGATCAACAAAAATGGAACGATTTTGGGTCAAAAGTAGGTTGGCGAGTTAATAACACGTGGTTATACTACGATCAAATTACTTTCTCTCTCAAAGCACCCTGGGGACATCTTCCCACCCTTGTCTGGGGTGTGGGTGGTGGCATAATTCTTTTTTCTCGTCTGGAAACCTGTGCCATTGACGTAGTTTCTAACAGGGGATAA
- a CDS encoding ATP-binding protein, translating into MVPSEVLNSPSSPLQFHLQVRTELAALIPVLQWFESHGRSFLPDSALWQCKVALAEGFTNAVRYAHQHLPPTTLIDLELTLQSHSLEIRIWDHGQPFDLQAKLDSLQQHPLAPLEMESTRGLLFMRSFTDTLQYIRTAEGRNCLILQKSF; encoded by the coding sequence GTGGTGCCTTCTGAAGTCTTAAATTCCCCTTCTTCCCCCCTCCAATTCCATCTACAAGTCCGGACGGAATTGGCAGCTTTAATCCCAGTCCTACAATGGTTTGAATCTCACGGCCGTTCTTTTCTACCCGACTCGGCGCTTTGGCAGTGTAAGGTGGCTTTAGCGGAAGGATTTACTAATGCTGTCCGTTACGCTCACCAACATTTACCACCGACTACACTGATCGATCTAGAATTAACTTTACAGTCCCATTCTCTAGAAATAAGAATATGGGATCACGGTCAACCTTTTGATCTGCAAGCAAAACTTGATTCTCTACAACAACATCCCCTCGCACCTTTGGAAATGGAAAGCACTCGCGGATTACTTTTCATGCGTTCTTTTACTGATACTTTACAATATATCCGCACTGCCGAAGGGAGAAATTGTTTAATTCTCCAGAAAAGTTTTTAA
- a CDS encoding CAP domain-containing protein gives MKSSFKKGYQLGILMLVSTSLMACSALNYNSFTELVPSFSPSPSPSPVDAATLLVLENKIYQQVNRYRQSRNLSPLLLNPAISQQARLHSQRMAAGLVPFSHQDFDKRAQTIGVSVPYQAVGENLAVNQGYEDPVMIAVDGWIKSQGHRENIEGDFDSTGIGVATDNQGKLYFTQIFLKRQSAPVSTNPLSYDPIGNQSFFITLEENTNYQVNRYRISQNLPPLRLDARISHEARLFSQKMANKQAPFSHDGFEGRVKAVQRKIPLEKMGENLAFMKGYPDPVSVAVKGWINSPGHQKNMVGDYNFTGIGIAKNNAGEYYFTQLFVKKH, from the coding sequence ATGAAAAGTTCTTTTAAGAAGGGTTATCAGTTAGGAATTTTGATGCTTGTATCGACAAGTTTAATGGCCTGTAGTGCCTTAAACTATAACTCTTTTACGGAACTCGTACCATCTTTCTCTCCCTCTCCCTCTCCTTCTCCTGTGGATGCGGCAACTTTACTTGTTTTAGAGAATAAAATCTATCAACAGGTCAATCGCTATCGTCAATCTCGCAATTTATCTCCCCTACTGTTAAATCCGGCAATTTCGCAACAAGCAAGATTACATAGCCAACGTATGGCCGCGGGTTTAGTTCCTTTTAGTCATCAAGATTTTGACAAAAGAGCGCAAACTATTGGTGTTTCAGTTCCCTATCAAGCAGTAGGGGAAAATCTGGCAGTTAATCAAGGTTATGAGGACCCGGTAATGATTGCTGTGGATGGTTGGATTAAAAGTCAAGGTCATCGAGAAAATATCGAGGGAGATTTTGATAGTACTGGGATTGGAGTAGCGACGGATAATCAAGGAAAATTGTACTTTACTCAAATATTTTTAAAACGTCAATCCGCTCCCGTTTCTACTAATCCCCTTAGCTATGATCCTATCGGGAATCAATCTTTTTTTATTACCCTCGAAGAAAACACTAATTATCAAGTTAATCGCTACCGAATTTCTCAAAATTTACCACCCCTACGTCTCGATGCTCGCATTAGTCACGAAGCTCGCTTATTTAGTCAAAAAATGGCCAATAAACAGGCTCCTTTTAGTCATGATGGTTTTGAGGGAAGAGTCAAGGCAGTACAAAGGAAGATTCCTTTAGAAAAAATGGGCGAAAATTTGGCTTTTATGAAGGGATATCCTGACCCCGTGAGTGTTGCCGTCAAGGGTTGGATTAATAGTCCTGGTCATCAAAAAAATATGGTTGGTGATTATAATTTCACCGGTATCGGTATCGCTAAAAATAATGCTGGTGAATATTATTTTACACAACTTTTTGTTAAAAAGCATTGA
- the aroB gene encoding 3-dehydroquinate synthase, whose amino-acid sequence MAICIPVNLPDRSYNILIEKGSLANLGGEMSQLSLGKKVLLVSNPEIFDYYGQIAVNSLEKAGFVVFTHLIPAGENYKTLDAIAQVYDSALAHRLERSSTMVALGGGVIGDMTGFAAATWLRGVNFVQVPTTLLAMVDASIGGKTGVNHPQGKNLIGAFYQPKLVLIDPSVLKSLPVREFRAGMAEVIKYGVIWDAELFQQLEDSDNLASFSQIDGELLQTIITKSCQAKADVVCTDEKEAGLRAILNYGHTIAHGIESLTGYTSVNHGEAVAMGMVAAGAIAVKLGMWTAGENQRQTDLIEKAALETRMPPLNADEMVNALTADKKVKDGQVRFILPTAIGQVTISDRVTPTLVREVLSPTESGQ is encoded by the coding sequence ATGGCTATTTGTATTCCCGTTAATTTACCCGATCGCTCCTATAATATTCTGATCGAGAAGGGCAGTTTAGCTAATCTCGGTGGAGAAATGAGCCAGTTAAGCTTAGGTAAAAAGGTTTTATTGGTTTCTAATCCCGAAATTTTTGACTATTACGGGCAGATAGCCGTTAATTCCCTAGAAAAAGCGGGCTTTGTCGTTTTTACTCATCTGATCCCCGCTGGCGAAAATTATAAAACCCTCGATGCGATCGCCCAAGTTTATGATAGCGCCCTCGCTCACCGGCTGGAACGTTCCTCGACTATGGTTGCCCTCGGTGGTGGTGTAATCGGTGATATGACGGGATTTGCGGCAGCCACATGGTTACGGGGCGTTAATTTTGTCCAGGTTCCCACCACTCTGTTAGCCATGGTGGACGCTTCCATCGGGGGTAAAACCGGTGTTAATCATCCCCAGGGCAAAAATCTGATCGGGGCGTTTTATCAACCGAAATTAGTTCTGATTGATCCTAGCGTGCTTAAAAGCCTACCCGTGCGAGAATTTCGCGCTGGAATGGCAGAAGTGATTAAATACGGTGTAATTTGGGATGCTGAGTTATTTCAACAGTTAGAAGACTCGGACAATTTAGCCAGTTTTTCTCAGATCGATGGCGAGCTATTGCAAACAATTATTACAAAGTCTTGCCAAGCTAAAGCAGATGTGGTATGCACAGACGAAAAAGAAGCGGGTTTGCGGGCGATCTTAAACTATGGTCACACGATCGCCCACGGCATTGAAAGTTTAACGGGATATACTAGCGTTAACCACGGGGAAGCGGTGGCCATGGGGATGGTGGCGGCAGGAGCGATCGCTGTTAAACTGGGAATGTGGACCGCCGGGGAAAATCAACGTCAAACCGATTTAATCGAAAAAGCCGCCTTAGAAACCCGTATGCCGCCTTTAAATGCCGATGAGATGGTAAATGCTCTCACTGCCGATAAAAAGGTTAAAGATGGCCAAGTTAGATTTATTTTACCAACGGCAATCGGCCAAGTCACCATTAGCGATCGAGTCACCCCCACCCTGGTGCGGGAGGTGTTATCACCAACCGAATCCGGGCAGTAA
- a CDS encoding AAA family ATPase — translation MKIVSIKIKNYRMFKNIHIRDIPPFCVIIGANGTGKSTLFDIFGFLRDALKNNIRQALQIRGGYREIITRGQEQEDIEIELQFRMKILDTERLVTYILIIGQNNNRPIIKREILRYKRGEHGKPFHFLDFQLGQGYAITNEEDFSKPDKELDREEQQLESNDILAIKGLGQFQRFKAATAFRSLIENWHVSDFHISEARGSKEISYAEHLSPTGDNIATVAQYIYQQYPEIFQQILEKMKQRVPGISSVEAKETEDGRLILRFQDQAFKDPFIDRYVSDGTMKMFAYLILLFDPNPHPLLCVEEPENQLYPTLLKELAEEFAHYSYRGGQVFVSSHSPDFLNAVPLASIFWLIKSQGITQIHRATDSEIIKNLVAEGDLPGYLWNQGWFEGVAP, via the coding sequence ATGAAAATTGTTTCTATTAAAATAAAAAACTATCGTATGTTTAAAAACATACACATAAGAGATATTCCCCCTTTTTGTGTGATTATTGGAGCTAACGGCACGGGAAAATCTACTCTATTTGATATTTTTGGGTTTCTGCGAGATGCCCTCAAAAACAACATTCGCCAAGCCTTACAAATTCGCGGCGGTTATAGAGAAATTATCACTAGAGGCCAAGAACAGGAAGATATTGAAATCGAGCTGCAATTTCGCATGAAAATCTTAGATACAGAACGTCTGGTTACTTATATACTTATAATTGGACAAAACAATAATCGCCCCATTATCAAACGCGAAATACTTCGCTATAAAAGGGGTGAACACGGTAAACCTTTTCATTTTTTAGATTTTCAACTTGGTCAAGGATATGCTATCACCAACGAAGAAGATTTTAGTAAACCAGATAAAGAACTCGATCGAGAAGAACAACAGCTAGAATCTAACGACATACTAGCGATCAAGGGATTAGGACAATTTCAACGTTTTAAAGCCGCTACAGCCTTTCGTTCTCTGATTGAAAATTGGCACGTTTCTGACTTTCATATTAGCGAAGCTAGAGGAAGTAAAGAAATATCTTACGCTGAACACTTATCCCCCACTGGCGACAATATAGCTACAGTTGCTCAATATATTTATCAACAATATCCCGAAATTTTTCAGCAAATTCTCGAAAAAATGAAACAACGAGTTCCGGGTATTTCCTCTGTGGAAGCCAAAGAAACCGAAGACGGTCGCTTGATTTTACGTTTTCAAGATCAGGCCTTTAAAGACCCTTTTATTGATCGCTATGTTTCTGACGGGACTATGAAAATGTTCGCCTATTTAATATTACTATTCGATCCCAATCCTCATCCCCTACTCTGTGTCGAAGAACCAGAAAACCAACTTTATCCTACTTTATTAAAAGAACTAGCCGAAGAATTCGCCCACTATAGCTATCGGGGGGGTCAGGTATTTGTTTCTAGCCACTCCCCCGATTTTCTCAATGCGGTTCCACTAGCTAGTATTTTCTGGCTAATTAAATCCCAAGGTATCACCCAAATCCATAGGGCTACCGATAGCGAAATCATCAAAAACTTAGTAGCGGAAGGCGATTTACCCGGCTATCTTTGGAATCAAGGCTGGTTTGAAGGAGTAGCACCATAA
- a CDS encoding ribonuclease D, whose protein sequence is MNLDNFQVCDQDLSDDLLSRYLGVNSIAVDTETMGLVPGRDRLCLIQLCDPSGFVTAIRIFRGQTEAPNLKKVMEDERIEKVFHFARFDVAQLSHTFGIATQPIFCTKIASKLARTYTSSHGLKSLVQELEGIELDKTAQSSDWGNAANLTPQQLSYAANDVRYLLSVRDKLIVMLQREERWELAQKCFSCIPIFTALDLQQYKDIFEH, encoded by the coding sequence ATGAACTTAGACAATTTTCAAGTGTGCGATCAAGATTTAAGCGATGACCTATTATCGCGTTATCTAGGGGTTAATTCGATCGCTGTAGATACAGAAACTATGGGATTAGTACCGGGGCGCGATCGACTGTGTTTAATTCAACTCTGTGACCCCAGTGGTTTTGTCACCGCTATTCGCATTTTTAGGGGGCAAACAGAGGCTCCTAATCTCAAAAAGGTCATGGAAGATGAGCGGATAGAAAAAGTCTTTCATTTTGCCCGTTTTGATGTGGCTCAATTGTCCCATACTTTTGGCATTGCCACGCAACCGATTTTCTGCACCAAAATCGCCAGTAAACTGGCTCGGACTTATACTAGCAGTCACGGGTTAAAAAGTCTCGTGCAGGAATTGGAAGGCATAGAATTAGACAAAACCGCTCAAAGTTCTGATTGGGGAAATGCCGCTAATCTTACCCCACAACAACTGAGTTATGCTGCTAACGATGTGCGCTATTTACTGTCAGTGCGGGATAAATTAATTGTGATGCTGCAAAGGGAAGAAAGATGGGAATTAGCCCAAAAATGCTTTAGTTGTATCCCCATCTTCACCGCTTTAGATTTACAGCAATACAAAGATATATTTGAGCATTAG
- a CDS encoding geranylgeranyl reductase family protein has translation MFDCIIIGAGPAGTTAGYHLAKKGRSVLILDKAKLPRYKPCGGGVSPAIKQWFDFDFTPVIENTVTQVEFTWKQGDAATTKLNMLEPMWMVQRDRFDDFLGQQAIAVGATIQDNSEVTQIKFVQDHWQVTTSQGTFSGKYLIAADGVRGNTSRWLGLPAKNQAIGATLEITNAEGTIPTKKAFFDFGSLKNGYIWAFPKSNGYTISGACFKGSIKSEELKKQLLNYAHQKGWNLENYRYSEYALALWNGNQPLHAQNALITGEAAGILDPLIGEGIRPAILTGVKAAEAIDRALAGDNRALASYSRIIREEWGEDMALAAKLASLFYQFTQIAYNVAVKRPIAGQLMGRILVGDLKYRDVTEQAMQQLKKLLLPGFGW, from the coding sequence ATGTTTGACTGTATTATCATCGGTGCGGGACCAGCAGGAACGACGGCGGGTTATCATCTAGCTAAAAAGGGGCGATCTGTCCTGATCCTCGATAAAGCGAAATTACCCCGTTATAAACCCTGTGGTGGTGGGGTATCCCCGGCAATTAAGCAGTGGTTTGATTTTGACTTTACCCCCGTGATCGAGAATACCGTCACCCAAGTGGAGTTTACTTGGAAACAGGGGGATGCCGCCACCACTAAGTTAAATATGCTAGAACCAATGTGGATGGTACAAAGGGATCGTTTCGATGATTTTTTAGGTCAACAGGCGATCGCAGTCGGGGCAACTATCCAAGATAACAGCGAAGTTACCCAGATCAAATTCGTCCAAGATCACTGGCAAGTTACCACATCCCAAGGAACATTTTCAGGTAAATATCTGATTGCTGCCGATGGTGTTAGGGGCAATACCAGTCGCTGGTTGGGATTACCAGCGAAAAACCAAGCGATCGGGGCTACTCTGGAAATTACTAACGCAGAAGGGACTATTCCCACCAAAAAAGCTTTTTTTGACTTTGGTTCCCTAAAAAATGGTTATATCTGGGCTTTTCCCAAGTCTAATGGTTACACAATTAGCGGTGCTTGTTTTAAGGGCAGCATCAAATCCGAGGAGCTAAAAAAACAACTGTTAAATTATGCCCATCAAAAAGGCTGGAATTTAGAGAATTATCGCTATAGTGAGTATGCTTTAGCCCTTTGGAACGGAAATCAACCGCTACACGCCCAAAATGCCCTAATTACAGGAGAAGCGGCGGGTATTCTCGATCCTCTCATCGGTGAGGGTATCCGTCCGGCAATTTTAACGGGAGTTAAGGCAGCCGAGGCGATCGATCGAGCTTTAGCCGGGGATAATCGGGCTTTGGCGAGCTATAGTCGGATAATTCGGGAAGAATGGGGGGAAGATATGGCTTTAGCGGCCAAATTAGCCAGTTTATTCTATCAATTTACCCAAATCGCCTACAATGTCGCCGTTAAACGGCCGATCGCCGGTCAACTGATGGGACGTATTCTCGTGGGAGATTTAAAATACCGGGATGTTACGGAACAAGCGATGCAACAATTGAAAAAGCTTTTACTGCCCGGATTCGGTTGGTGA
- a CDS encoding DUF4278 domain-containing protein, which produces MMLAYRGVKYERDSLPLEMKTADIGGKYRGQDWNHHYPRHMLQLESKLHRQYRGVAYSTRPHLAGQVIPNTCPLPVVKPPIVVQEETLSSIHLNNIRRRLERRLQIAQDNGDETLVNLLKKESQDLALNC; this is translated from the coding sequence ATGATGTTAGCCTATCGAGGAGTTAAGTACGAAAGGGATTCTCTCCCCTTGGAGATGAAGACCGCAGATATCGGGGGTAAATACCGAGGTCAAGACTGGAATCACCATTATCCTCGCCATATGCTTCAATTAGAATCGAAACTGCATCGTCAGTATCGTGGAGTTGCCTACAGCACCCGTCCTCATCTTGCCGGGCAAGTCATCCCGAACACTTGTCCGTTGCCGGTTGTCAAACCCCCTATTGTCGTCCAAGAGGAAACCCTTTCTAGCATCCATCTGAACAATATTCGTCGTCGTCTGGAACGTCGTTTACAAATCGCTCAAGACAATGGTGATGAAACCCTCGTTAATCTCTTGAAAAAAGAATCTCAAGATTTAGCCTTAAACTGCTAA
- a CDS encoding DUF3318 domain-containing protein — MTSYAASSARAEMSELRRLKTLLPPELQSWVTVEGSTEVNPPLIRCEEIGRDEVEIQIDLAKWENLAIDQRNLLFWHEVARIQNDSIPREGWEMAALAIGLGGAVGELWVQDGLLLLLAMGLCGISGYRLWRKNNGDKILKEAIEADEKAIALATRFGYSLPNAYKSLGSAFKTLIEQTPNRRLRKRYETRLDALRKSAAKAKAQTQGRPPLGEIR; from the coding sequence ATGACATCTTATGCGGCCTCCTCTGCAAGAGCCGAAATGAGCGAACTTCGGCGCCTAAAAACCCTACTACCGCCAGAATTACAAAGTTGGGTAACGGTAGAAGGTTCCACAGAGGTTAACCCCCCCCTGATCCGTTGTGAAGAAATTGGCAGAGACGAGGTAGAAATTCAGATAGATTTAGCCAAATGGGAAAATTTAGCCATAGATCAGCGTAATTTGCTCTTTTGGCATGAAGTGGCCAGGATTCAAAATGATAGTATTCCGCGGGAAGGCTGGGAAATGGCCGCCCTCGCTATTGGCTTAGGTGGTGCGGTGGGGGAATTATGGGTACAGGACGGGTTATTATTACTTTTGGCCATGGGACTATGTGGGATTTCCGGTTATCGTCTCTGGCGCAAAAATAATGGTGATAAAATTCTCAAAGAAGCGATCGAAGCCGATGAAAAAGCGATCGCTCTGGCCACCCGTTTCGGTTATTCTCTCCCCAACGCCTACAAGAGCCTAGGCAGTGCCTTTAAAACCCTAATCGAACAAACACCCAACCGTCGTCTGCGTAAGCGTTATGAGACCCGTTTAGATGCCCTGAGAAAGAGTGCCGCCAAAGCGAAGGCCCAAACCCAAGGCCGTCCGCCCCTAGGGGAGATTCGTTAG
- the sbcD gene encoding exonuclease subunit SbcD: MIKILHLSDIHMGSGFSHGRLNPKTGLNTRLEDFMGSLSLCIDRAIASPVDLVLFGGDAFPDATPPPFVHEAFASQFRRLADAKIPTVLLVGNHDQHSQGNGGVSLSIYRTLAVPGFIVGDRLTTHRITTRNGDIQVITLPWLTRATLLTRPETEGLSLSGVNELLINRLEPVLEGEIRQLDTSVPTVLLAHLMADRASLGAERFLAVGKGFTVPLSLLNRPQFEYVALGHVHKHQNLNPSNDPPIVYPGSIDRVDFSEEKEDKGYVLIEVAKGEVKWEFCPLPVRPFRSIEVDVSEAANPQKELLKALKKYDIQEAVIRLVYKIRSEQLELINTNQLDEALKPAHSYSIRAELISQLTRPRLPELGVGNQLDPMEALKAYIDNKTDLRDIVDDMLEAAQLLLNQQPEIWPE; encoded by the coding sequence ATGATTAAAATACTGCACTTATCGGATATTCACATGGGGAGCGGTTTTTCCCATGGACGTTTAAATCCAAAAACGGGATTAAACACGCGTTTAGAGGATTTTATGGGCAGTTTAAGCCTCTGTATCGATCGGGCTATTGCCTCCCCTGTGGATCTAGTGCTTTTTGGGGGAGATGCTTTTCCCGATGCCACTCCTCCTCCTTTTGTTCACGAAGCTTTTGCCAGTCAATTCCGTCGTCTTGCCGATGCTAAAATCCCGACGGTGTTATTAGTGGGTAATCACGATCAACATTCTCAGGGTAATGGCGGTGTCAGTCTCTCCATCTATCGTACCCTAGCGGTGCCGGGGTTTATTGTTGGCGATCGCTTGACCACCCATCGCATCACCACCCGCAACGGCGATATCCAAGTAATTACTTTACCTTGGTTAACCCGCGCCACTCTCTTAACCCGTCCCGAAACCGAGGGTTTATCCTTGAGTGGGGTAAATGAATTATTAATTAACCGTTTGGAACCAGTTTTAGAAGGAGAAATCCGCCAATTAGATACAAGTGTACCAACAGTTTTATTAGCCCATTTAATGGCCGATCGAGCTAGTTTAGGAGCAGAAAGATTTTTAGCGGTTGGTAAAGGTTTTACAGTGCCTTTATCCCTGCTAAATCGTCCACAATTCGAGTATGTTGCCCTAGGCCATGTTCACAAACATCAAAATCTTAATCCTAGCAATGATCCGCCTATTGTCTATCCGGGGAGCATCGATCGAGTGGATTTTAGCGAGGAAAAAGAAGATAAAGGCTATGTTTTAATAGAAGTGGCTAAAGGAGAGGTTAAATGGGAATTTTGCCCTTTACCCGTGCGTCCTTTCCGTTCCATCGAAGTGGATGTTTCCGAGGCAGCAAACCCCCAAAAAGAATTGCTGAAAGCTCTGAAAAAATACGATATTCAGGAAGCAGTTATCCGCTTAGTTTATAAAATTCGCAGTGAACAATTAGAACTAATCAACACCAATCAGCTTGATGAGGCGTTAAAACCTGCCCATAGTTATAGTATTCGGGCTGAGTTAATTAGTCAATTAACCCGTCCCCGTTTACCAGAATTAGGGGTGGGTAATCAATTAGATCCGATGGAAGCGTTAAAAGCTTATATCGATAATAAGACAGATTTACGCGATATTGTCGATGATATGTTAGAGGCAGCCCAGCTTTTATTAAATCAACAGCCAGAAATTTGGCCGGAGTAA